A window of Corvus hawaiiensis isolate bCorHaw1 chromosome 15, bCorHaw1.pri.cur, whole genome shotgun sequence genomic DNA:
GCAGCTCTCCCCAGGGACTGTCCCCTGCCCCACTCTCCATGCAGTTGCCACCAGTGTCAAGTACACACAGGGCAGCTTGACCTTGGCCAGTCTCTGACACACAAAGGCCACAGGAAATGATGGCCAGGAACCAAAAACCCTTCTGCTCCCACACTCACATCTTGCTCCCAGGACCCGTAGTTGCTGCTGTCTCCCTGGTCCTGTGCCAGCAGATGTAGTGGCTGGCTCTGTTTAATTTCTCCTTTGGAGATGAGAGCAGAAACAGAGCCTGTTTGTGTTCCTCTGTGCTCAGGGCTTTATGTAACCCAGGCAGACTCCTCACTCTGCTTCCACTGCACTTGCAgcctcacagctgcagcacGGTGTGTGTGCGCCTCACTGGCAGCGTCCCACCCAGTACCTGGGCTCCATTCCCTGCCAGCACATCACTTGGGGCATCTTCTGGGGGCATGACAGTAAAGGAGTTAAAAGAACAGTCCAAATTATGATCTACTCTCATCCACAGCATTTGCCTATGATTCATTCTGAAGATATATTTCAAAACTTTTGAGACTGCTGACGTCAGAGGAGCTTTACAGAAACATGCCTGTTTCCTGCCCTTGGTGCCTTCTGCCCTTGCACAAGCTTGTCCATGGGCCTCATGCTGATGTCTGGACAGTCTGTGGTCTTACTCTCTGTTTTTGTCTGGCTGAGCTGTGGCCCAGTGTTATGGGCAGGGTGACAAGAGGGCAGGACACTCAGCAGGACTCGGGTTCAGGCACAGTCCCACAGCACTAAGCAAGGACAGAAGAGCATCTCCAGTGAGGACCTATGGCAGATCTCCCCCCAAACCATCTCCTTTCCCCCAACCCCATGAGGCACAGAACTTTGGTGTGAAAAGTCACCATAATGCAGAGGGACCAGTGCCCTCCTGATTGCCCCATCCGTGAAGATACGACCTTGCACAGCAACACCTCCCCACTTCAGGCAAATTCCCCTGACTCTTTCCCTGTTTCTGACAAGCCAAGAGTCTCTTCTTAGCAGGAGACCTATCAGGAATTCCAATCTTCCCCCTGAAAAATGTCTCCTTAGAGCTGTCCTCACTCTGCCCCTCTCCAATGCCTTTCCCAGCTTTATCTCATAACCAGGTAGGGCCAGCCAGCATCTGGGTGTGCTGGTCCAAACAAGATAGAAATGCTAAACAGCTCTATTTCTTCACCTCTATAATTTAGGAAAAGGGAAGCTGTACTCCATGACCACTCTGCAGCCTTTGATGTATTTTGATGTACCCTGTACACTTGCAATTTTCCCCCCACATCATTATAGGATACTACTAAGTGTATGTTAACATAAGAGCTTCCAAAGATGTTTGAAAGGCTTGTTTGTCCCTCTGCAAAGGGAAATCCGTCCCCTCCCTGATATATGCACTTATCACTCCAGAGATTTATTCTTCGAGCTAGCCACTTTCTGGCATTGTTCCTTTTTGTTTATTAGCTATTCCTGACTTTCTGTTGAACAGGAGGTAGGAAAATTGGcaaaacacatggaaaaggcTTACCTTGTGTGACAATAACACAAGACAAGGCAGGGCAAGAGAGacatttaattaatatttttaacagaTGTTGATCATAAATCAAGGGATATAATTCATTTGCATATACCAGTGCCTTCTGATGATGAATTAAGGGGAGAGTTTTTGGCATTGCTTTTATACTGATGTGCCCTCCAGTCAGACTTAAGGTGTATATGGATAAAGCTCACCAAACTCCATCAgaagaaagctttaaaaaaatatctccaAACTATCCCTAAATAAATGAGTATATATATTCTTTCCAAAGACTTGGCTTTCCATCTTGCTTTTTAGAAAATTACTTTGTATGTTTTCCCTGTTTGATCTCTAAAGTGAAGCCCTTCACCTTTACTGAGATGAGAAGTGCTGTCAATAGGTGCTTGGCTGTGGTCCTGCTCCATGCAGTAGTAGCATTCAAACAGCCCAGAGATTGGTTTGGCCCCTAGAAATTTTGCTGTAACTAAATATTTGTGAACATTTATGTGATCGCTTTGATCCACCATAGATATATAAATGCCAGGAATATGGTCTGAAATCAGTCTTGATGAACAGGCTAAGGCACATCTCCAATACACACTGAGTTTGTACTCCAAGAAGTGCGTTGTATAATGCCAACCTGGATGTTGCTGATAAAACCAACCACCTGCTCTTTTACTTTGTGAGAGGAGGAACCTCTGGATAGATGCTCATTTTAGGAAGATATGGTAATTCTTGTTATGCAGAGTTTTTATGGTTATATCAAAATGCAGAACCCAGGACACATTTCAAAGCACTCAGGAGATCTCAGCCAGCTCATGGCTTCCTCTGAGTCCTGTTGGGAATCACAGAGCAGAAATTGTATGCAGCTGTTCTGCAGTTCCTGGGAACATGTGGCCAGTTCCtaaggggaaaaataatgaattggggttttttcttgccATATTTTTAGCCTGTCCTTCCTTTCACAGATGGAAAATCCAAGAATTCCAGGAAAATCTCAACACGTTAGTCTGAGTTTAAGAGAAGCCTCCATGGGAATGAATGGGAGTTCAGGAAGGCGCATCGCCAACCCCACCACCCCACCCTGAGGAGCTGTACTTGAACAGACTTGAGTtgctgggagctgagctctctttctttctcttgaaCTAGTaaaattctttcttctctgtgagaaaaaattcttttgaataaaccctcccctctttttttctgtgtggttGTTACAAAGACAGTAATTGTTCTCACAAGCAGTTCCACAGTCACGGGTTTGGATATCCACAGTGGCTGCAAAAGGATTCGGAGGAAAGGAAGCACAACTATGACCTGCATTAGAAAATACTTCCATATTTGTGCAATAGGATTGGAAGAACGAGGCACCTCCATGCTTCACAGCTGAAGGGTAAGTTGCTCATCTGCAAAATGTTCTCCCTTCCACTGACAGAAAGCTCTCAAGCTGTTGTACGCTCCTGAAATACATTTCCAGGGAATCTTACTGCATGTAATGGTGCTGgactcagcactgctggcttCTCCTTGCCCTGCTGCTCCGGGCAAGTAATAGGTGCTGCAAACTCTATGGATGCTTAAAACTCCTCCAAGGCATTGTGTTGATCATTTTTCTCCCCAAAGATGATTTTTAATCTCTATTGGTGTCGCAGTCCACCTCAAAGTGCATCCCTGAAGTGAAAATGAGGAGGCAGAAAGGATTACTGGCTGCAGGAAGAGGTGGCAGAGGCAGCCATGGGCACAGAGTAATGCCTCCAGTGATGACTCAGTGGGAGGTATGAGGACTTTGGTCTGTGCCGTTTGATGCAGGGACACATTCACAGGGCATAACCTGgagtgcagagctggggattGGGACAGGgttacagcatttcagtagctcctGCTCAACAAATCCATCCTGAGGTGCACCTAGGACTGCAGGATTTGTCTTTGCCTAGAAGGGAACTGGTCCGTGTCAGCCTCGGAGGGTAAGGTTTTGCAATCCGCTGCGGTCCACAGGTGCGGAGGCTGCCCACCCATGACAGTCTGTCATCCAGGGGCATTTGGTGCTGGGACCGGGATACTTGTGCCTCTTCCTTGTAAGCACTGAGGgagaattgaaaataaaatgagttCTGATGGTGAGAAACAGGGACAAGAAAAACGTTGTGCTCTTCAGGAGTTTAAAAACAGCTTGAAAAATTATGCTTacggaggagggaggaggaggggggagacATCTGTGCTTGTTTATTCATTCATATTTCTGTTGGCCTTTATTATATTTAGACCATGCTAGATGATGACACTAGAAGTGTTTTGTGTCTGATGATGATCTGGATACCAGGAACGCTCTATGGCAGCctgtgcagctcctcctggcccAGATTCCATTACACACATTTCACACTGTTGATGCAGCTTACACTGCACTGTCATCTGATGGAGGTGTAAACTCAAATCTTTTCTGTtcagttgttttctttattttctttcactaaCAGTCTGTTATCagacaggagcagagggaaatcAAACATCATTATGCACTGCAAGGCCTCTGCCCTTCTTGAGCTGACACAGGGGAGTTCTTAATTTCTTTGACAACtaaatagaagaaaacaaaacacaatgtTCCTCATATTTCTAAACAGTCACTGCAATGAAAAAGGTTCAATTctgaaataaaggaattaaTCTTAGAGCTGGTGTTTGAAAAACAATGGGGTGTGTAtttgatatttggaaaaatactAAGCTGGGACATTGTTATAGCCATTTCGGGTGCCTTTACACCTTATAGAGAGGCAGAAAACCAGAACCAGCATATTGCTTCTTAGAAAGCCTATCAAAGACATCAGGCATATGATGTAATTTCTGTAAACTGCTTTAATATAACTTTCTATATAGTGGTGTTCAACGATCACTTTGTGTTAATCcgctttcctttttccctggTCTGATGGGAGAATTCTTCAAatgaagagagaggaaggaaacaaaccTGGTGGTCCCAGCAGCTTTTGTCTGTGCCAGCTTTGTGCTGTTAGATGGGAACTAAATAAATGGGTCTCTCCTGACAcgtgaaaatgtaattttctttttgctatgTCCTGATGAATTCTGCAGGTTTTCCCCACAAAGAACTCACTCTGGTGTTTATGATGAGAATTCATTGGGCTGAGGATTGATCAGAAGCCTTAAGTGCACATCTCCCAGCCTTTCTGGGACAAGGGTTGGCTCTGAAACTCCCTTGGTGGGTGACAGTCATTCTGCAGGACCCATCATCAGATAAAATATCATTGTGCAGGACAGATCTAAAGACCTTTTATACTTTATCACATCCTGTCTTACCCTCTCAGAGGGTTTTTCATGCAGGGGCTTTATTTGAGGCTGTCTCAGTGTTGTGGCCCGAACTCATTCTCTGTGCCCAACACATGCTACCCAGAGTGTACGTCGGATTATGTACACAGGGGTATATACCTTGGAatgctgcctgtgctctggCGTGACTTAACAGCCCAAGCAGGGCTTTGGTACCTCCTGCAACATCATCGAAAGGGATGTGCCTTGGCCTAAAGCAGGTGCCCTGGGGGGAGTGGATTAGTGGGCTATTGAGATTTGTCCATCCATTCAGCTCCCAGTTCCCTTATCTCTCACATTTGTCTCTCTCTTGGCTTTTCCACTTCCTCGTAACTCTGTTCCTGGAAAAGGGTGGGTGGGAACGGAAATACTCCATTAAGCCTGTCTCCACTGATTTACATTTCCACAGTGCATATGATAATGGGCAAGCCAGGCTCCTCCTGGGTGTCAgtaacacacacaaaatctttgctttgtttgttcaGTTAGAACAAACCTAGGCTGCCAGCTACCATTGCCAACTGCCACATCAGGAAGGACTGAACCTGGCCAGAGGAACTTCTGATCAAGAAATAAGATTTTCTAGGGTCTGGAGAAGTCAGTATGTTGGATCAGATTCATTGGCTGGCCGCTGTGACAGTCCTGGGAGTCCTGGAGCAAGGTAGGGATGATCGGATGTGTGTGCTCAAATACTTGCTGGATCAATCTGCTGTAACtccactgattttcttttcctttcatatttAATGTCTCCTGTGGCACTGGCACTGCTTTTCAGACAGTGAACTGATATCTTGTCTGGGTTCTGGAAAACATTCAACCAAATGGTGAATAGGAAGCCTTTTCTCTGAACTGACCTACCCCCTCCATTCAGAAATTTTTTGGTAGATCTTTCCCTCTACAAACATGTAGGATTTCCCTCTTTGGGcttacagcagctcctgcagtgcaTGAATATGTGTGCATACGAAGAGCTCTGCGATGTGAAAAGGTGGAAGGATGGGCTGTGGTGGATCACATGGAACATCTCCCAGCCATGGGTCCACATTGCATGACAATTTAATTCAGTGTTTGGGTGGCTTATCTGTGGCATTAGTTCCATCCCTACACAGATATCAGAatacagaaggggaaaaaaattcaaagattGAAAAAACCTTGAAATTGTCAGTAACAAAGTGCATCTGAATTGTGTAACAATTTCTGTAGAAATTACCATCTGCAGATTATGCAAGAAAGCAGATAACACTGGTGGTACGTGATTGATATTCCTTGCTTCAGTATAGCTCTGGGTCATTCCTTTTGCTTATCTAAACGGTACCTGGGACTTTACTCTAACTTTCTCTGCTATGTGGGGGTGTGGGGTTAGGAGGAGACTGCAGATCTTTTTCCCCAGCCTCTGGCCAGCTCCTGACCCCACCTTGACTGACCACTGctacttttctctcttttgctgcAGCTTACTTCTTCCTCCAGGTGATCTATTCTAGGAGGCTGTTTGGCATTTCACCTCCAAAGATTTCAGGCCCTCCTGAATTTGAAAGGATCTTTCGAGCACAGTAAGAAACTCCTCTTACCTGACGTTTGTCAGATCTCGTGTAATCACACTGCCTTTCCCCTGCTTTGCTATTCCTTTCCTGGGACTGTAATTAAGCAATTACTCACCTCCCTCGAGGTTAATTAATGGGTTGAAGAGTCAACATCAGGATTGGGTTGGGTCTTGAGTCCTAAACCAGCCATTGCTGATAGAAACTACACAGGAATCTGCTGTACAGTGAAGGGCTCCTAAAGACATAACCCTTGGTGCCTGAGACTTAGGTTGGTTTTGTCCAAGTGGTGTCCAAACCTCAGGCACCTTCAGCCCTGCTCTGAATCTCACTCACGGGGAAGGACAAGCTCCCAGAGAGAtctcagctggagctgggatgaggATAATCCAGCATCTCTGCTGTGACTTCTGTGCTAGGGCTgcactggggagggaggagctTCCACTTTTGTTGTAGCTGaccactggaaaaaaagcaactgaGTAGCTGGAGCTGGATCCCCTCAGCCATCCCGTTCTTTGCTCCTTCACCAGCCTAGACTCAGCTTCATCCAGCATCTTTTGGTGCTACTGTGCCTTTGGGAGGACAGGGCATGGCATACAAACAATCCCAACAGTTATGTGCTCCCTCCAACTCCTGCACAaagcccaggctgctctggcCTTATCTGCTCAAGGCTTTGGGGCATTGACAACAGGGTTTGAGCTGCAGAACTTGGGAAGGGGCAGTGGCAGTGGTTCATAGAGCCTTTCTGTGCACAGTCAGACCTGGGAATCTTTCACTTAATTTCTTGTGCCCTGGAGACCCTTCCACTGTTTGATTTCTGTGAATAAAGCTGGGACAGGAACTGCAGGGAAAGGTGCAAGCCTGGAGGCTTTTTATGACAACATCAGGTCTAAAAAGCAAAAGCCTCCAGGGTCTGGAAACTGCTAGGGGAAGCAAAAGAGGAAGaacttccttcctttccctagTTTATGacctttctctttcctgccaGGGTGAACTCCTCTGAGTATTTTCCTATCTTCCTGGCACTTCTGTGGCAGGCTGGACTCTTCTTCCATCAAGGTGAGAATATCCCATTACCTGGTTTGTCACTGGATCTGTTCCCCTGGGTGCTGCCTCAGTTCTCAGGTCCTGCTCGATGTCTGAACAATAAATTCAGCAGTAATTCTGTCTCTGATGGGAGGGTAGAGCCAGAGGACACAGAGTCTCTATTCCTTCACTTTGGGCTACCTCCTTGGTTCCAAGTAGCTCTGAAAAGCTTTTGGAGATGGTCACTGTCATCTCTCCTAATCAcaggtctggctgcagcctTGGGTCTGCTCTATCTCTGTGCCCGCTACTGCTACTTTATGGGATACAAGACATCATCCTCAGAAAGGTGAAAACAGTCACACACACTCTTCCATGCTCTTACACACTTACACACTCTCACACTCTTGCATACACACACTGATACActcttgcacacacacacacacacacacgcataCAGCAGCACTCAGGGGAGCACAGGGTAACCCTTGAGGGGTTTGTATTTGGGAACATAATGTGCTTTGGGGAAGCTCAGGACTCTTGGATGCTTTGGGGTTCCTGCATGACTCAGCCTTGTCTCTGTGGCATAATGTGAACATGGATACAGGGCTGGGCAGCAACACAGGTACTGGACAAGGCTGGAGCTTCCCCAAGCCCTTTTGGGTATGTGTGTTTGCTCCCTTGAGGTGGAAGCAGAGCATGGGACCCCACGCAGGAggcaggggacagccaggggctGCCTTTCCACCCCACTtctgcagggaggaaggggcTGTTCCCAGGCAGGAAGCTCAGTGTCAGCAGCTGCCTCTTTCCCACCAGGCTCGCCCCGATGTACTTCAGCGCTGGAGTTCTCTGGATTCTCATTGCAATGTCAGCCCTGGGCATCCtgcatttcttcctctctcacTATGTAGGGCTGAACATcctccagcttctcacagcatGACCCACTCCTCTGTCCCTCATCACTGTCCTCATCTTCAagtgctgctccctcctgcctgccttaACAGACCACCTGCAAATCGACAGCCCCCTGTGAGAAATCCACCCTCACCTGAGCTTTTAACACCTCCTTGctcactgcccagcactggcaggaACTGCTGAGCTCTTCGGGGGATATTTTTCCCCCATGGCACTTTGTGTGCCAAGTGCTCCACATGTGGTGGCTCCATTGTGTCTGATGCAGAAACAACAATCCAAAACAAGGACAGTTTTAGAAAAACTGGACATATAAAAGCAATTTCTTCTCAGTCTGAGTTTCCCAGTGAGTTGCCAAAGGGAAGTGCCATGTGTTGCCtattctccagcagctctgccttcagcCCATGGCACAGAACATGGATTCATGCCAGTTTTCCCCCATGGCACAGAACATGGATTCATGCCAGTTTTCCAAGGTCCACACCTAAGGAACGTATTTGTTTAGAACTAGATGTGGGTTGAGACATAACAAAAGAGGTGAGGGATAAACTGGAGCAGCCACCAACATGTTGTGTAAAAGTCTATTAGTGCCCTCATGCTGGTTATCAGCCACTGCTGTAAATCGGACTATGCAAACTCATCACCACTGCTGC
This region includes:
- the LOC125333924 gene encoding leukotriene C4 synthase-like: MLDQIHWLAAVTVLGVLEQAYFFLQVIYSRRLFGISPPKISGPPEFERIFRAQVNSSEYFPIFLALLWQAGLFFHQGLAAALGLLYLCARYCYFMGYKTSSSERLAPMYFSAGVLWILIAMSALGILHFFLSHYVGLNILQLLTA